In Methylovirgula sp., a single genomic region encodes these proteins:
- the frr gene encoding ribosome recycling factor produces MSDGFDLSDLKRRMQGSIASLKHELGGLRTGRASISLLEPIHVDVYGQSMPINQVATISVPESRMLSVQVWDKGVVGAVERAIRDSNLGLSPVTEGQTLRIRIPELNEQRRKEMVKVAHRYAEEARVAVRHVRRDGIDHLKRLLKDKLISEDDEKRHATDVQKVTDQHVGEIDVALATKEQEIMQI; encoded by the coding sequence ATGAGCGACGGGTTCGATCTTTCTGATTTGAAGCGGCGTATGCAAGGGTCGATCGCGTCGCTGAAGCATGAGCTCGGCGGCCTGCGGACGGGTCGCGCTTCGATAAGCTTGCTCGAGCCCATTCACGTCGATGTCTACGGTCAGTCGATGCCGATCAATCAGGTTGCGACAATCAGCGTGCCAGAATCGCGGATGTTGTCGGTCCAGGTCTGGGACAAGGGCGTCGTCGGCGCCGTCGAGCGCGCCATACGTGATTCGAATCTCGGTCTGTCACCGGTGACCGAAGGTCAGACGCTGCGGATTCGCATCCCGGAACTCAATGAGCAGCGCCGCAAGGAAATGGTGAAAGTCGCCCACCGCTATGCGGAAGAGGCGCGGGTTGCGGTGCGCCATGTTCGCCGCGATGGCATTGACCATCTGAAGCGTCTCTTGAAGGACAAGCTGATCAGCGAAGACGATGAAAAGCGTCACGCCACGGACGTGCAGAAAGTCACCGATCAGCATGTTGGCGA